A part of Plasmodium sp. gorilla clade G2 genome assembly, chromosome: 8 genomic DNA contains:
- a CDS encoding sentrin-specific protease 2, putative, protein MKNNNSKECQFKDIHNKKNSKYFDKKDIKQDQGTNDLCEILSSDDNSDECNNKINDNFIIVELISYLCGNSRIISFYPSTNIKNSDQNKYLYHFYKKKKVKLYLCLNKKNDEIFIYQVQCKYTKKKEKKYDTDNDHNNIYNNKTKSKDNDCVNNNVEHCSYIEQNNNERNEKIKIENDRERNIEKYVEDHVNKHIKKDEKKHIYNSYNYTQNNTTDEYLSSSSSKDIKINYNIENKKKKNIEHNYHNYDSKKIFITKLFDTINCTYDISNIEYTKLQTTDHKTLNSLKLILQQKINKTQNNIKTEQQTCEHKSEINYNCNSCDQQINNFIPNTNNTHTQQSLKNNSHKNYLTCSEKNDDKDFCKIDERNFSSDNKTDDNEMKTLFFYFNEPANIYMNQFSHIDQNKEQNNVKQISGFLKDIRYQDIQKEHSKICKSNKYKSIIHKMKKEDLFSNFLEQYESDISICSNDLQFSDTEVVTNDRDIYIKEEKKKKKMNILTRNNLKIKWILLNLNLKNDDEALIKKYVICKKEKIQKFKKSNYFSNEIYNNTFYNNKKENEKYVIKNNDSMTNEYVTYCEDKKVHYDKSYSNHTYSNKSYSEKSYSKESSSYQSCTDDDQPYISNSHDKEKKHEGYNKMKMSHNNNINNKTKSEETHANHTNHTNHANHTNHANHANHANLIFNLELYDNSKDKEELQKETNENIVHDKRNMKNTNQHDNNKMDLPTNNLSYCQIDNNTNKHSTFIYNDQIYISKDINEQVYNEEVNINVNRKNNNINNIYDHVDNANEDKSYPPMSDASSLYSHIEEKNDDHANYENEICISDTLDMKNDRKRKIYNVQNYSDAQKEDKKVMYGKNDSNENSVIYMNNDSNEDDSNVDDSNVDDNNEDDNNDNYNNDNYNNDNYNSDNYNSDNYNNNNPYGDSKNNMYNPQLNNKQNDCVCISNTESQNEENISVKGSESDKERNYVINKQNLNIDYVVTNKKISTNRNNSNNKINLENNNSYNNNPCNKYSFKTNHHNNEKYTSKDKSNDKDLIINQSQINENTNKEYNPNKFKRHKNENTNVIHNINSCVTSYFLNHKVNTLYDIVKVIYYNYRNFKYSEKLKFYITTFLNFSKIEKAKLEFMEKEKKVDTEILKNYINQKICNQQNVWNLNNYIIDNDNIFRLNKSKYIDDSIIDFFNNYISSFILNINQNVNDTYIFNTFFYKKLELYDDVLKAYVNTTRWIKKLNKKIYEYKYVFIPVNIENTHWSLVLIYFPFNNDEHKNNDSLNLLSSSDIITQKINQNQMITSKIEAKQKQKKNSYYKNNNHSCIILDGGGGKKNPSDKKKSNEFSNKRTSNNSKDKQKETLTSKSKWYMKLRNRSYDSYFFNKYCINANKFNYDIRKDRFHILDNKNINNEMQKDIICNNRLCSSDPDEYSFFYTKGNSWNQRKKKGSSINSNNNDNIDDSDNIDDSDNIANSDNIDNSDNIDNSDNIDNSDNIDNSDNIDNSDNIDYSDNTYNSDNTYNSDNIDDSDKSHYSNNNMNHFNNKINSSNNSFMPNEVKELKEEKSNTHNKVAYIIYLDSLFPSVKGNKILEKIKKYIEHIYHSDHININNKIDMKQNKIDHDIPQIIFKFIYPKVLPKQNNSYDCGIYIIQFILHLCLNKHLVERDLINPYKDKLNNNEHNHNKYMFTTSNKYSQYNHNNNYFYSRLRSNRPAPWFGQRDINIKRKQMKKMLLYMKDVINWKSPNHIEVLNLLFLMNDTNQIKKDKYIAS, encoded by the exons atgaaaaataataattccaAAGAATGTCAATTTAaagatatacataataaaaaaaactcCAAATACTTCGATAAGAAAGATATTAAACAAGATCAAGGCACAAATGATTTATGTGAGATATTATCATCAGATGATAACAGTGATGAAtgtaataacaaaataaacgataattttattattgtgGAACTGATTTCTTATTTATGTGGAAACTCAagaattatttcattttatccAAGtactaatataaaaaattctgATCAGAATAAAtatctttatcatttttataaaaaaaaaaaagtaaaactATATTTATgcttaaataaaaaaaacgatgaaatattcatatatcaAGTTCAGTGTAaatataccaaaaaaaaggaaaaaaaatatgacacCGACAATGatcataacaatatatataataacaaaacaaaaaGTAAAGACAATGATtgtgtaaataataatgtagaaCATTGTTCCTATATCGAACAGAATAACAAtgaaagaaatgaaaaaataaaaatagaaaatgatCGCGAAAggaatatagaaaaatatgtGGAAGATCATGTAaacaaacatataaaaaaggatgaaaaaaaacatatttataattcttataattATACACAAAATAATACAACCGATGAATATCTATCCTCATCGTCATccaaagatataaaaataaactataatatagaaaacaaaaaaaaaaaaaacatagaacataattatcataactatgattctaaaaaaatattcattacAAAATTATTTGATACTATTAATTGTACATATGATATCTCAAATATTGAATATACCAAATTACAAACAACAGATCATAAAACTTTAAATTCTTTGAAACTTATATTACagcaaaaaattaataaaacacaaaataatataaaaacagaACAACAAACATGTGAACACAAATctgaaataaattataattgtaATAGTTGTGATcaacaaattaataattttattccaAACACAAATAATACACATACTCAACAGTCTTTGAAAAATAATTCCCATAAAAATTACCTGACTTGttcagaaaaaaatgatgacaaAGATTTTTGTAAGATTGACGAGAGAAATTTTTCGAGCGATAATAAAACAGATGATAACGAAATGAAAaccttatttttttattttaatgagccagcaaatatatatatgaatcaGTTTTCCCACATTGACCAAA ataaagaacaaaataatgtaAAACAAATATCGGGATTTTTAAAAGACATTAGGTACCAAGATATACAAAAGGAACACAGcaaaatatgtaaaagtaacaaatataaatcaataattcataaaatgaaaaaggaagatttattttctaattttttggAACAATACGAAAGTGATATAAGTATATGTAGTAATGATCTTCAATTTAGCGATACAGAAGTTGTAACTAATGATcgagatatatatataaaagaagaaaaaaagaaaaaaaaaatgaatatactcacaagaaataatttaaaaataaaatggattttattaaatttaaatttaaaaaatgatgacgaagcattaataaaaaaatatgtaatatgtaaaaaggaaaaaattcagaaatttaaaaaatcaaattatttttcaaatgaaatatataataatactttttataataataaaaaagaaaatgaaaaatatgtaataaaaaataatgattctATGACAAATGAATATGTTACATATTGTGAAGATAAAAAAGTACATTATGATAAATCATATAGTAATCATACATATTCAAATAAATCTTATAGTGAAAAATCGTATTCTAAAGAATCTTCCAGTTATCAATCTTGTACTGATGATGACCAACCATACATCTCAAATTCtcatgataaagaaaaaaaacacgAAGGTTATAACAAAATGAAGATgtcacataataataatataaacaataaaacGAAAAGTGAAGAAACACATGCAAATCATACAAATCATACAAATCATGCAAATCATACAAATCATGCAAATCATGCAAATCATGCAAatcttatttttaatttagaattatatgataattcaAAAGATAAAGAAGAATTACAAAAAGAGactaatgaaaatattgtgCATGACAAAAGAAATATGAAGAATACAAACCAACatgataataacaaaatGGATCTTCCaacaaataatttatcatattgtcaaattgataataatacaaataaacattcaacatttatttataatgatcaaatatatatttcaaaagatataaatgagCAAGTGTATAATGAAGAGGTAAACATAAATGtgaatagaaaaaataataatataaacaatatatatgatcATGTTGATAATGCAAATGAGGATAAATCATATCCTCCTATGTCTGACGCTTCTTCATTGTATTCAcatatagaagaaaaaaatgatgatcaTGCAAACtatgaaaatgaaatttGTATAAGTGATACTTTAGATATGAAAAATGAtagaaagagaaaaatatataatgtgcAAAATTATTCTGACGCTCAAAAGGAAGACAAAAAGGTGATGTATGGAAAAAATGATAGCAATGAAAATTCggttatttatatgaacaatGATAGTAATGAGGATGATAGTAATGTGGATGATAGTAATgtggatgataataatgaggatgataataatgacaattataataatgacaattataataatgacaatTATAATAGTGACAATTATAATAGTgacaattataataataataatcctTATGGTGatagtaaaaataatatgtataacccccaattaaataataaacaaaatgattGTGTGTGTATTTCCAATACAGAATctcaaaatgaagaaaacaTAAGTGTAAAAGGAAGTGAGAGTGATAAGGAGAGAaattatgtaataaataaacaaaatttaaatatcGATTATGTTGTTactaataagaaaatatccactaatagaaataatagtaataataaaattaatttggaaaataataattcttacaATAATAACCCttgtaataaatattcattcaaaacaaatcatcataataatgaaaaatatacgTCAAAAGATAAAAGTAATGATAAAGATCTAATAATTAATCAGAGccaaataaatgaaaatactaATAAGGAATACAATccaaataaatttaaaagacataaaaatgaaaatacaaatgttatacataatataaactCTTGTGTAACAAGTTATTTCCTTAATCATAAAGTTAATACTTTATATGACATTGTAAaagttatttattataattatcgaaattttaaatatagcgaaaaattaaaattttatataacaacctttttaaatttttctaAAATCGAAAAAGCTAAATTAGAATTtatggaaaaagaaaaaaaagtcGATACAGAAAtacttaaaaattatataaatcaaaaaatatgtaacCAACAAAATGTTTggaatttaaataattatattatagataatgataatatatttagatTAAATAAATCGAAATATATTGATGATTCCATAATcgatttttttaataattatatttcttcatttattcttaatatcaatcaaaatgtaaatgatacatatatttttaatacattcttttataaaaaattagaatTATATGATGATGTTTTAAAAGCTTATGTTAATACTACTAGATggattaaaaaattaaacaaaaaaatttatgaatacaaatatgtatttattccagtaaatattgaaaatacaCATTGGTCTTTggtacttatatattttccttttaataATGACGAGCATAAAAACAATGATAGCTTGAACCTTTTATCATCTTCAGATATTATCACTCAAAAAATAAACCAAAATCAAATGATAACTAGTAAGATTGAAgcaaaacaaaaacaaaaaaaaaatagttattataaaaacaacaATCATAGTTGTATCATTTTAGATGGAGGGGGGGGGAAAAAAAATCCATCcgacaaaaaaaaatcaaatgaaTTTTCAAACAAACGTACTAGTAATAATTCTAAAgataaacaaaaagaaacACTAACATCAAAATCAAAGTGGTATATGAAATTAAGGAATAGATCATATGATTCCTacttttttaacaaatattGTATAAATGCAAATAAATTTAACTATGATATAAGAAAAGATCGTTTCCATATTTTagataataagaatattaataatgaaatgCAAAAAGATATTATCTGTAATAATCGCTTATGTTCTAGTGACCCGGATGAAtactcttttttttataccaaAGGAAATTCTTGGaatcaaagaaaaaaaaaaggctcttcaattaatagtaataataatgataatattgatgacagtgataatattgatgatagtgataatattgctaatagtgataatattgataatagtgataatattgataatagtgataatattgataatagtgataatattgataatagtgataatattgataatagtGATAACATTGATTATAGTGATAACACTTATAATAGTGATAACACTtataatagtgataatatTGATGATAGTGATAAGAGTcattatagtaataataatatgaatcattttaataataagataAATAGTTCAAATAATAGTTTTATGCCAAACGAagtaaaagaattaaaagaagaaaaatcaAATACACATAACAAGGTagcttatataatatatctagaTTCTTTATTCCCATCTGTCAaaggaaataaaattttagaaaaaataaaaaaatatattgaacatatatatcattcagatcatataaacattaataataaaatagatatgaaacaaaataaaatagatcATGATATTCcacaaattatttttaaatttatatatcctAAAGTTCTTcctaaacaaaataatagttATGATTGtggcatatatattatacaatttattttacatttatGTTTGAATAAACATTTAGTAGAACGAGATTTGATTAACCCATATAaggataaattaaataataatgaacataatcataacaaatatatgttCACTACATCTAATAAATATTCTCAATATaaccataataataattatttttattcaagGCTTAGATCAAATAGACCTGCCCCTTGGTTTGGTCAAAGGGACATAAACATAaa GAGAAAGCAAATGAAGAAGATGCTCTTATATATGAAAGACGTCATAAATTGGAAATCTCCAAATCACATCGAAGTtttgaatttattatttttaatgaatGACACTAATCAAATTAAAAAGGACAAATATATAGCCAGTTAA
- a CDS encoding mannose-6-phosphate isomerase, putative: MSKLCINECIPYVQKYEWGKGKDGLVYEVMKNIVQENHDIIKKEIDHLEYLKEYMDEYEDNKDEKKKGKDHEEEVDKNGDVKNEEEKNGKDKKKKKKGKKSNEKDEMNQMNQMNQMNDDNNKNNDDNNNNNDNNNDNDDNKNISDNNKNNNNDKYAELWIGNHDKSPNLVVYKNSLVKIAEFLKIYEKKKNKKSKLMKFFSKKVGNSKSKYTNKKKDSTKSEDIINKNNNNNTTKGSTIGGENDLKRYSDIEFSSLNNESLKEKEDINEQEELLEEEEEVDKNTLFPYLFKMLSISKPLSIQIHPNEQQTLYLNTMNPLLYKDKIFKTEMCVCINSMTLLCGFMNIFKIAFLIRNIKELNDFFLKRGCQQLTQGCDITQQKKMDETKFAKKCPNEIILMDDKNCNMKDDTKGITNITLEGTHNNNIKKENKVESSVEIALITQLLSSTPSGPSSCSNINVDSKKDEKKDMFHLFDLFYSNKDDHVEEVLSMLSRIYTYIINYALKRGNGLSYDVISVIDNYAECIQKYVYDENFYSSFYKNEKFLELNINLGNLIKVEKEKLQNSLNENNFNTDLTESDMDEEEKDEKTISEDDGAMDSYDVSKKKDKKKVSQEYDKGVHNNNDQLDKQKNDDDGTKVCEKECSPECSNEYTNAYSNESVNVYNNLNKQNDPYFISRKKIKAFYEHMYKFLIYRILLVENDVLNDCVTSIIKENEKYQAFINDDETFKKKTEKLYADICKKKNYENLCKETENFIIHSIFELLKNVSMYYANDGGRIFLFILQLINLNHGDVVYIKPGVIHSYISGHCLECMTNSDLVIRGGLTNKEIDKLNFIKYVNYKNNYPIILEKEFINYNIMSYSYHRMKHFKILCITIRPGETINYVFSEKSFTSCIVLSTNKKVKIKGKKNDKKKASIKNVRKGMILFIAPTVMVTISNLYANPEDGNKEFVIYCATS; encoded by the coding sequence ATGAGCAAGCTGTGTATTAACGAGTGTATTCCATACGTTCAAAAATATGAATGGGGGAAAGGAAAAGATGGACTAGTTTATGAagttatgaaaaatattgttCAAGAGAAtcatgatattataaaaaaagaaatagatCATCTGGAATACTTGAAAGAGTATATGGATGAATATGAGGATAATAaagatgagaaaaaaaaaggtaaagACCATGAAGAAGAAGTCGACAAAAATGGTGATGTAAAGAATGAAGaggaaaaaaatggaaaagacaagaagaaaaaaaagaaaggaaaaaaaagtaatgaaAAGGATGAAATGAATCAAATGAATCAAATGAATCAAatgaatgatgataataataaaaataatgatgataataataataataatgataataataatgataatgatgataataaaaatattagtgataataataaaaataataataatgataaatatgcTGAACTTTGGATTGGTAATCATGATAAGAGTCCTAATTTggttgtatataaaaatagtttAGTAAAAATTGcagaatttttaaaaatatatgaaaaaaaaaaaaataagaaaagtaAACTtatgaaatttttttctaaaaaagTAGGAAACTCTAAAagtaaatatacaaataaaaaaaaggattcAACAAAATCAgaagatattattaataaaaataataataataatactactAAAGGTAGTACAATAGGTGGAGAAAATGATTTAAAAAGATATTCAGATATtgaattttcttctttaaataatgagagtttaaaagaaaaagaagatataaatgaacaagaagaattattagaagaagaagaagaagttgataaaaatacattatttccatatttatttaaaatgttaTCAATATCAAAACCTTTAAGTATTCAAATACATCCAAATGAACAACAaactttatatttaaataccATGAATCctcttttatataaagataaaatttttaaaacagAAATGTGTGTATGTATAAATTCAATGACTCTTTTATGTggttttatgaatatatttaaaatagcATTCCTTATAAGAAATATCAAAGAATtgaatgatttttttttgaaaagaGGTTGTCAACAACTTACTCAAGGTTGTGATATCACACAACAAAAGAAAATGGATGAAACCAAGTTTGCAAAGAAATGTCCAAATGAAATTATTCTGATGGATGATAAGAATTGTAATATGAAAGATGACACAAAAGGTATAACAAATATTACATTGGAAGGaacacataataataatataaagaaagaaaataaagtTGAAAGTAGTGTTGAAATTGCCTTAATAACACAATTGTTATCTTCTACCCCATCAGGTCCTTCATCATGTAGTAATATCAATGTAGATTCTAAAAAAGATGAGAAAAAAGATATGtttcatttatttgatttattttattctaacAAAGATGATCATGTGGAAGAAGTTTTATCCATGTTATCAAGAATATacacttatattattaactATGCTTTAAAAAGAGGTAATGGATTGAGTTATGATGTTATATCTGTTATTGATAATTATGCAGAGtgtatacaaaaatatgtttatgaTGAGAATTTTTATTCTTCCTTTTATAAGAATGAGAAATTTTTAGAacttaatattaatttaggAAATCTTATTAAAGtcgaaaaagaaaaattacaaaatagcttgaatgaaaataatttcaaTACAGACCTAACAGAATCTGATAtggatgaagaagaaaaagatgaGAAAACTATAAGTGAGGATGATGGTGCTATGGATTCCTATGATGTatcaaaaaagaaagataaaaaaaaagtatcaCAAGAATATGACAAGGGAGTACATAATAACAATGATCAATtagataaacaaaaaaatgatgatgatggcACAAAAGTGTGTGAAAAGGAATGCTCACCTGAATGTTCAAATGAATATACTAATGCATATTCAAATGAATCTGtcaatgtatataataatttgaataaaCAGAATGATCCATATTTTATtagtagaaaaaaaattaaagccTTTTATGAACACATGTATAAATTCTTAATATATCGTATTTTATTAGTAGAAAATGATGTCCTAAATGATTGTGTAACTTCCAtcataaaagaaaatgaaaaatatcaaGCTTTtattaatgatgatgaaacatttaaaaagaaaacagAGAAATTATATGCTGATATttgtaagaaaaaaaattatgaaaactTATGTAAAGAAActgaaaattttattattcatagtATTTTTgaacttttaaaaaatgtatccATGTATTATGCTAATGATGGAGGAagaattttcctttttattttacaattaattaatttaaatcATGGAgatgttgtatatataaaaccgGGTGTTATTCATTCTTATATTTCGGGTCATTGTTTAGAATGTATGACAAATTCTGATCTTGTTATTAGAGGTGGATTaacaaataaagaaattgACAAACtgaattttattaaatatgttaattataaaaataattatcctATTATTTTAGAAAAGGAATTTATCAATTATAATATCATGTCTTATAGTTATCACAGAATGAAACATTTCAAAATTTTATGTATTACCATCAGACCAGGAGAAACCATTAATTACGTTTTTTCAGAAAAAAGTTTCACATCATGTATAGTACTTTCAACAAACAAAAAAGTTAAAAtcaaaggaaaaaaaaatgataaaaaaaaagcaagTATTAAAAATGTAAGAAAGGGTATGATACTTTTTATAGCTCCAACTGTTATGGTAACTATATCTAATTTGTATGCTAACCCAGAAGATGGAAATAAGGAGTTTGTCATATATTGTGCTACATCATAA